TCTTCTCCACCATGGTGGACATGACCGAGGCCTTCGAGAAGGACAAGGAGCTTTCCAGGCTGCACGGGCTCTTGGCCGGGTTCCTGGACAACTCCCCCCTGCCGTCCTGCATCACCGACCCCCGCGACCGCGTGGTGCTGGTCAACGCGGCCTGGAAGCGCTTCACCGGGCGGGGAGAGGAGCAGTCCGTGGGCAGGCCGCTTTCGGACATCTTCGGCGCCGAGACAGCGGCCCGCTTCTCGGACGCCGCCGCCCAGGTCCGCCGGCAGGGCGCTCCCCTCGAGCGCGAGGAGCAGGTGACCATGGGCGATCGCTCCTCCGTCCTGCGCACCATCAAGTTTCCCCTGACCTTCGGCGAGGGGGCCGATCCCCTGGTGGGCTGCGTCGCCCTGGACGTCACTGGCGAGAAGGAGGCCGAGGCCCTGCTCGTGCAGGCCAAGGAGCGGGCCGAGGCGGCCAACCGCGCCAAGAGCGACTTTCTGGCCAACATGAGCCACGAGCTGCGTACCCCGCTGAACGGCGCCATGGGCATGCTCCAGCTCCTGCGCACCACGCAGATGGCCCCGGACCAGCAGGAATACGCGGACATCGCCCTGCAGTCCTGCTCCACCCTGACCCAGCTGCTCTCCGACCTCCTCGACCTCTCGCGCATCGAGGCGGGCGAGACCGCCCTGGAAGAGGAGTTCTTCAAGCTGCGCGACGTGCTGCAGAGCATCGTCGCCGTGTTCGAGCACGGGGCCAGGGAGAAGGGGATCGGGCTCACGCTGCACATGCAGGAGGACATCCCGGAGATCGTCTTCGGCGACGTGGCCAAGATCCGCCAGATCCTGCTGAACCTCGTGGGCAACGCGGTCAAGTTCACGGAAAGCGGCGAGGTGCGGGTGGAGGCGGCGAGCCTGCCCCGCACGGCCGGGGCCATGCGGGTCCTCCTGCGGGTCGTGGACACGGGTATCGGCATCCCGGACGACAGGCTGCAGGAGATGTTCGAGCCCTTCACCCAGATGGAGAGCTCCTACACCCGCCGCTACCAGGGAGCCGGGCTCGGCCTTCGCATCGTCAAGCGGCTGGTCGGGCTGCTGCGCGGCAACGCGTGCATCTCCTCCCTGCCGGGAGAGGGCACCGAGGCCCTGGTGCGCCTCGACCTGAAGACGGCCGAGGATGCGCCGCGCATCAGCCGGGCCGCTCACGGGCAGCAGGCCCGGGAGGAGGCGCCGCCCGCGGCCGAACCGGGCAGGAAGCGCATCCTCCTGGTCGAGGACGACCGCATCAACCAGCTCGCCCTGCGCATCGGCCTCGAGCAGCACGGCTACGAGGTGAGCACGGCGAGCAACGGCCGCGAGGCCGTGGAGCGCTTTGCCGAGGGCGGGGCGGACCTGGTGGTCATGGACATCCAGATGCCGGTCATGAACGGCATGGAGGCCACGCGGCTCATCCGCGAGACCGAGGCGGGCAGGCAGGTGCCCATCGTCGCGGTCACGGCCTATGCCATGCGCGGCGATTCCGAGGCCTTCCTGCAGGAGGGCATGGATGCCTATCTCGCCAAGCCGGTCGATTTCGACGAGCTGCTGCGCACGATCACGCGGCTCAAGGCGCCCGTGGGAGAAAAACGGGGCTAGGCAGCCCGGGAACAGGGAGGTGAAATGGGCGAGGCACGGCAGATGTCCCCGCTTTCCGCCGACCAGATAGGGCAGGAAGCCAGGAGTCGGCTCTCCGAAGGGCTCAAGGCGGCTTCGGAGGACATCCTGGAGCGCGTCCTGCAGTATGCCGAGCGCCAGGGCTACACCCGCCGCACGACCATGCACCGCGGGGCCTGGGAGATGTCCGTGGAGGGCCTGCGGCGCGCCCTGGTCTCCTCCCTGGTCGCGGGCAGCCCGCTCGAGTTCGAGCCGGAGGATCGCTTCTCCGAAGGCTCGGCGGCCGATTTCGCCATCGCCGAGGCCCGGGCGCACCGGGGACGGGGCGTGCCCCTGTCCATGTTCCTCGGACTCTTCAAGTACTACCGCTCGGGCTTTCTCGAGGCCGCGCGCGCCCTCGCCTCCGGGGACGCGGAGGCGGAGGCCTTCGGCCTGCTCGTGAGCCGCTTCTTCGACCGCGTGGAGCTCGGGATGGTCGAGGAATGGATCGGCCACGGCGCGGACGAGCGCCTGGCCGAGCTGCAGGCGGCCAACCGCCTCCTGACGAGCGAGAAGAACACCTACCAGGCGGCCTTCGAGAACGCCTTCGCGCCGGTCTTCATCTTCGGTCCCGAGCGCGAGATCCGCGCCTGCAACCTGGCCGGAGGGCGGCTGATAGCCGACACCATCGACCGTTCGTCGGGCGACTACGGGGAGGTCTGCTCCGAAGCCCTGAAGGACTGTCAAGGCGACAGGTTCAGCGGCGCCAGGACCGGCGACGTCGTTCCCTGGCTCGCCGAGGGGCTCGAGGCCTTCGTGGAGAGCGGCGAGGATCAGCGCCGCATAGAGATCGAGCAGCTCGTGGCGGGGGAGCCCCGCACCCTGCAGGTGGCCTTCGCCCGGATGCGCACCGCGAGCAGGGAGCTGGGCGGCGTGGTGGCGGGCATCACGGACATCACGCCGCTGCGCGCCCAGGAGCGGGAGGTGCGCGAGGGGCGCACCATGCTGCAGCGCGTCCTGGACGGCATCGGCGCGGGCATCCTGGTGGTGGATCCGAAGGACATGGGCATCGTCTACTGCAACGAACGGGCGGCGGAGATCGTCGGGCGGAGCAGGAAGGAGCTGCTCGGGACGGGCGCGGTCGCGGTCGGCTTCCTGGACAACCACAATGCGCCGCTCGGCCTGCAGCCGTTGCTCTCCAAGCCCAGGACCCTGGAGGATCTGCGCCTGAAGAGGCCGGACGGAGCCATCATCCCCGTGTCCATGACCGTGCTCACAGCGCCGCTGCAGGGCGAGCTCAAGATCGTCAAGGTCATCTTCGACATCAGCAGGCAGAAGGAGCTCGAGCGCCGCATACTCAACTCGCAGAAGCTCGAGTCCATCGGCCAGCTGGCCGCGGGCATCGCCCACGAGATCAACACGCCCATCCAGTACATCGGCGGCAACGTGGACTTCTTCGAATCCGCCTTCTCGGCCTACGAGCGCGCGGTGGAGGGGCTGGCGCGGACGCTCTCAGAGGAGGCCCCGGGCTCTCCCCCGGCCGGGGAGGCGCTGCGCAGGACCGCGGGCGAGCTCGCCCTCTTCCGCGAGGAGATCCCCCCGGCCCTGGAGCAGACCAAGGGGGGAGTGGAGCGCGTGGCGACCATCGTGCAGGGCATCCGGCGCTTCTCGCACCCGGGCGGCAACTCCAGGCGGCCCACGGACCTGAACAAGGCCGTGCACACGACCATCGAGGTGGCGCGCAACGAGTGGAAGCACGTGGCCGACGTGGACCTGGACCTCGCCCCGGACCTGCCCATGGTCTGGTGCAGCCCGGGCGACATCAACCAGGTGCTGCTCAACGTGGTGGTCAACGCGGCCCACGCCATAGCGGACAAGGTCAAGCACGAGGGCGGCAAGGGGAGCATCCGCATCGCCACGCGCGAGGACGACGGCGCGGTGGTCGTGACCCTCGCGGACACCGGCATGGGCATCAAGCCCGAGCACCAGAACAAGATCTTCGACCCCTTCTTCACCACCAAGGCCCCGGGGCTCGGAACCGGGCAGGGGCTGTCCATCGTCCACGCCATCATCGAGCAGCACCAGGGGAGTATCACCTTCGCGTCCACGCCGGGAGAGGGAACCACCTTCCATATCCGCATCCCCATAGGCGAGGCTCCGCCCCAGGGAGACGAGTGATGGCGCCCAAGGTCCTTTTCGTCGACGACGAGGAGGCCATGCTGGCCATGATCCGCCGCCAGATGCTCCTGCGCGGCGCGGCCGAGGCGCGCTTCACGGCCAAGGGCGAGGTCGCCCTGGCCTTTCTCGAGGCCGAGCCCTTCGACGTGGTGGTGGCCGACCTGCACATGCCGGACATGGACGGCGCGGACCTGCTCGCCGAGGTGGCCAGGCTCCAGCCCGGGGCCGCACGCCTGATCCTTTCCGGCGGTTACGATCCGTCCGACATGGTGCGATACGCTTTGATCGCGCATCAGATCATCCTCAAGCCCGTGACCGTGGACAATCTGCTGGCAACGGTGGACGCCCTGGCGCGGCTCAAGGAGGTCGTCACCAATCCGGCCCTGGCGGAGATGGTGGGCAGGATGCGCTCCCTGCCCGTGGTCCCGGAGGTCTACCTGCGGCTGCAGAAGCTCCTGTCCAGCGAGACCGTGAGCCTCGAGGACGTGGGCGAGGTCATCGCCCTGGACCCGGGCCTGACCACGACCATCCTGCGCCTGTGCAACTCCGCCTTCTTCGGCCAGGGCAGGGAGATCACCAGTCCGGTGCAGGCCGTGCGCCTGCTGGGTACGGAGATCATCAAGGCCCTGGCCCTGTTCGGCGGGCTGTTCCGCACCCTGTCGCCCGTGGAGGCCGCGGCCGCGGAGCTTTCGAACGTCTGGCGCCACTCCCTGCGCACCGCGGGCTGCGCGCGCAACATCGCCCTTGCCGCGCGCGGCGGGGTGAAGTTCTCGGAGCAGTGCTTCCTCGCCGGGCTGCTGCACGACATCGGCAAGATCCTGTTCATGGACAACTTTCCCGAGGAATACGGCAAGATCCAGGTCTGGGCCAGAGAGCGGCAGGCCTCCCTGCACCGCCTGGAGCGGGAGGAGTTCGGCGTCTGCCATGCCGAGATCGGCGCCTATCTCATGGGGCTCTGGGCGCTGTCCCCGGAGGTCACGCAGGCCGTGGCCTTCCACCACGACCTCGCCGGGAGCGGGGAACCGGCCCTGGACATCCTGGCCGTGCTGCACGCGGCCGACGTCCTGGAACGCGAGATATCGGGCGGACAGGGCGAGGACGACAGGTTTGACGAGGGCTATCTGGCCGCCGCCGGATGCCTGGAGCATCTGGACGAGTGGCGGCGGATATGCAGGGAGAACCTGGGCGAGGAACAGACAGAGGACCAGAACGGGGGAGAGACGTGAACCGCCGCATCCTGTTCATCGACGACGACGAGAACATCCTGGCCACCTTCCGCCGCAGCCTCGCGGGCCGCTTCGAGGTGGTGACCACGCAAAGCCCCATGGACGGCCTGGCCAGGCTGCAGGTGGAGGAACCCTACGCCGTGGTCGTGGCCGACCAGCGCATGCCCGAGATGGACGGCATCGAGCTGCTGGCCAAGGTGGCCAAGCTCTGCCCGGACACGGTGCGCATCATGCTCACGGGCTACGCCGAGCTCGAGACCGCCATCCTGGCGGTGAACGAGGGCAGCGTCTTCCGTTTCCTGACCAAGCCCTGCGAGACGCGCGTGCTCGGCCAGGTGCTGGACGCGGCGCTCGAGCAGTACCGCCTGGTGACCTCGGAGAAGGTCTTCCTGCGCAAGACGCTCAAGGGCTGCGTCGAGCTCCTGGCCGAGATCGTCTCGCTCTCCAACCCGGAGGCTTACGGCCGCGCCGAGCGGGCCAAGCGGCTCATCCGCGAGCTGCACAAGCGCCGGGGGCTGCCCGCCTTCTGGAAGGTGGAGACCGCGGCCATGCTCTCGCAGATCGGCCTGATCTTCCTGCCGCCGGAGCTGGTGGAAAAGGCGCAGAAGCTCGGTGAGGAAAAGGACGTGCAGCTATCGGCCACCGAGCTGCGCGACTACTCCGTGCACACGGAGCTCGCGGCCCAGCTCCTGGGCAAGATCCCCTACCTCGAGGACGTGGGCGCGATCATCAAGCTGCAGGACACCCTGCTCTCCGCCGCGCCGGACATGCCCCTGGGCGCCAGGGCGCTGAAGCTGGCCCTGGACTACGACACCCTCGCCCAGGCGGGCGTCGAGCGGCACGACGCCCTGGACACCATGCGCGGGCGCGACGGCTGGTACGACATGGATCTCTTTCCGGCCTTCGAGCGGGCCGTGTGCGACGACACGGGCTTCGCCCGGCGCAAGCTGCCGCTCTCCGCCCTCCGGCCGGGCATGGTCCTGCAGGAGGAGCTGGTGGCGGACAACGGCGTGCTGCTCATGGTCACGGACCAGGAGCTGACCGAGGCCACGCTGCTCAAGCTGGCCAACTTCCGCAAGTCCCACGCCCTGAAGCCCGAGATCAACGTGCTCGTGCCCCTGGCGCAGATCGACGAGGTGGACGGCAGCGTGAAGCACCTGCTGTAGATGCGCCCGGGCGGCGCAAGGCCCGGTCCGCGTGCGGCCCGGGGCCCGGGGGCGCAAGACCGCGCCGGGCCGCGCGGTCGCGCAGGGAGGCCGCGGTGCGGGCCGAAGCAGGAGAGAAGGAAGAAAACGGTCGCCCGGCAGGGCAGGGGAGAAGGGGAAGGGGCCTAGTGCTTGGCCCAGCCTTCCTCGACGCCGGTTCCGGCGATGTCCACGTCCAGGATCTTGCGCGGGCGGACGCCCATGCGGTTCTGGTAGCCCGCACGGCGGACCTTGACCCGGCCGACCTTCTGGTAGAGCATTTCGAGCGCGGTGCGGATCTCGTCCTGGGCGTGGTTGGTCAGGGCCAGCCCGGCCTTGCCCACGTCGTCGATGAAGACGCGCCGCGGTTCCTGGTCGTCGATGCCGATGTCGACAAAGGTGGCGAAATATTTTTCGAGCGGCACGAGCACGTTCTCGATGAGCTCGAGAAGGTCCTCTTCGTAGATTTCCTGTTCCATCAAAACCTCCGGGAAGGATCGGCTGCGCAAAATGTACCTTGAACCACGGCAAATGCAAGGGGCGGGGCTTGCCGCCGCCCGCAGCGGGAGGCGGCGCCGCGCGCGCACCGTCTGGCTCGTCTCGCTGCTCGTCACCGCCGTCGGCGCGCTCTTCCCGCACGGCAGCCTGCCGCCGGGCCATTTCCTGCGGGTGGGCTACGACCACTGGGCCCACTCCCTGGACTGGGCCTGGCTGACGGCCCTGCCCTTCCTCTTCCTGCACCGCAGCCGGGCCCTGACCATGTCCCTCGGGCTCGTCGGCTTCGGCCTGCTCATCGAGGTGCTGCAGTTCTTCGTGCCCGGCCGGGGCTGCCAGCTCAGCGACCTGGCGAGCGACATCGTGGGCGCGGCCATCGGGGTCTGCGCCGGGCTGCTCCTGCAGCGCCATTTCCAGGAATGATCGCGGAGAATTGATCCTGCCGGGCCCAGGGGCTGTCCGGCCAGGGCTCAGACCAGGTTCAGCGGGTCGTCCTCGGCCCGGCCCCCGCGCCTGAACACGAGCAGGGCGACCGGCACGTCGCTGCCCGCCGCTTCCGGCGCGTCCGCCGGAACCTCGTCCACGTCCATCTCCCACTCGCCGCCGACGCCCAGGGCGTTGGTGATCTCCAGCACCATCTTGGCCCGCACCAGGAAGCGGACCTCGTCCGCGACGCTCTGCTCGAGCACGGACTGCATGTGCGGGATCATGCCGCAGGCCACCTTGCGCAGGTCGTGCGCGCCGTGGAGGCCGGTGGGCGGGGCGATGAGCGGGGTCAGCTGTGTCGGGGGCGTCATGGGCGTTCCTTTGCGTGTCCTGTGCGCGGCGGCGGCACGTACCGCGCCGCCTGGGCCTGCGCGAGAAGTAGCCGGGCCCGCGGATTATGGCAAGGGGGCGTCTTTGGAGCTGTTTTTGCCGCGATATGAATTATTTTTTTGTAATACAAAAAGATATTCAATAATGCTCATAAAAGAAATCGCTGGAGCCTTTCCGCAGGTCGTGCCCGGACTGCAGGGGCAAGGCCCGTTCCCGCGGCGTTGCCATGCGGGAATGTAGGCGGAATGGGAGGTTCGTCTGGCGCATATCTTGACACCATTTTCAAAAAACGTAATGCATTTCGCAAGCCAAGGGGGACATGATGACCAGAAAAGTCCGCTCCGTGCGGGTTTCCGAGGAGCTGGCCGCGCTCGATCTGTCCGGCATCGTGCGCGAGTGCGAGCGCTACCTGCGGGACCTCGAGTCCGCGACCCTGCTGCACAACTCCGGCAACAAGGAGGCCGCCGAGGCCCTGCTCAAGGCGCGGCAGGCGGACCTGGGGCGCAAGATCGGCAAGAAGGTCTGGGAGGCCAGGATCGCCGAGCAGGAGAAAAAATAACCCTCCGCGCCGCCGCGTCTTCCGCCGGGTGCAGCCGTCCTGTCCCGCGCCGCCTCCCCACGCTTCCCGGCCTTGCAATTGACTGTTTTTTCGGACGAAACCCGTCCTGTCCCGGCGGTCCGGATTTGACATCCGCACCTTCCTGATGGCAAATTTTCCGACCTCCGCGGTCCGCACGAAAGGAGGGGGAAACGTGAAGGACTCGCTGTTCCAGCTCGCCGACCAGTCGCAGATAGCTGTCTGGCTTCTGATCGTCGCCGCTCTTCTCGTCCTGGCCGTGATCCTGGCGCGCAGGCTGCGCCACGGCGACCAGGATCTCAATCCGCTGCTCGTCAACCAGCCGGAAGGGATCCTCGACATCCTGCGGCAGGCCGCGGTGCGCAAGCACCGCTTCGAGATGCGCATCCGCCACGGCCTGCTCGAGGACCGTCTGCTCTCCACCATGGTCCTGGACGTCACCCCGGACAGGATGACCGTGGAACTGCCCGCCAACGTCCGGCCCAGCAAGGTCCTCGTGGGACTCACCGCCGAGGGCTACGTGACCGGCAAGACCCAGCAGGGCATGAGCTTCTACAGCTTCCGCACCCAGATCCTCGACGTGGGCCACAAGGCCGAGGACCAGGGCTACGTGGTCCTGGCCGTGCCCGCGGAGATGCAGCTCTACTCCCGCCGCTCCGCGCTGCGCACCGTGGTGCCGGACGGCTACCTCCTCGGCGTGCAGGCCTGGACCCCCGGGCCGATGGCCTCCGGCGAGCCGCTCGAGCCCGCGACGCTCGGCAAGCCGCTGCTCTCCTGGCGCAAGGGCCAGGGCGGGAGCGTGCGCCTGCTGGACCTCTCGGGCAACGGCCTGCGCCTGGGCAACGTGCCCGTGCCGCCCGGCGGGCGGGACATGGCCGAGGTCAGCCGCCACGTCGTGGTCTGCCTCGACCTGACCGACCCCGGCAGCGGCGATCCCGCCCGCCACTGGCTTGCCTGCGAGGTGCGCAACGAGTCGCCGCGCAGGGAAGGCTACGAGGACGTGGGGTTGCGCATCGAGGGCTTCGCCGTGGACGAGGGCGAGGGGAGGCTCGTCTGGCAGAGGCTCGAGGGCGGCAGCGAGGTGCCGGTGCTCGGGGGCTGGGTCTTCCGCTACCATCTCATCGCGCACCGCCAGGCCATCGCCGAGGCGGAGCGGGGCGCCTGAGCCGACGGGGCCGACGGGGCCGGGACGGGCCCGGCCTCAGCGCCTGGCGTCGAGGTAGCGCAGGAAGGCCTGGGCCTCGGGAAAGTCGGGCCGCCGCGCGAGGCATTCCTCGAGCAGGTTGCGGCACTCGTCCATCTCTCCCTTCTCGAAATAGGCGCGGGCCATGTTGAAGAGCAGGTGCTCGTCCTCCGGCGTGGCTCGGACGGCCTTGTGGTAGTGCTCGAGCGCGCCGTCCAGGTCCTTCTGCTTGCGCAGCGCGATGCCCAGGACGTTGCACTCCCTGGTCTGGCGCAGGATGATGTCGCGCGGCCGGTCCACGGCCTTGCGCAGCAGGCTGCGCGCCGCGGCGAACTTGCCGCTCCCGGCGCCGGGGACGGATATCTGCAGGGCCTTGAGCAGACCCTTCTCCTCGGGGGCAACGGCGGAGAGGTCGACGAGCGCGTCCTCCTCGCCCAGCTTGGCGCTGAGCGAGCGCACCAGGGGCTCGATGTACTGGGCCCAGATCTCGGGCTCGGGGGCGTAGATCCCGTCGAATTCGCCGCCGGGGATGATGCGCTTGATGCTCGAGACCTGCATGCGGTCGTTCAGGGCGTGGACGTGGTACTGCGTTCCCACGCGCACCGCGAACCAGAGCAGGCGCTCGCGGTCCTCGCGGGCCGAGCCGCCCATGCCGCGCACGCGCTCCGTGTAGGTGGCGTAGGCCCCGGATATCTCGGCGTCCACCCCGTCTCCCGTTTCTGGCTCAGTTCAAGATGAACAGGATCTTCTCGATGTAGCCCTTGATGGCCTGGGCCTCGTCCGCGTCCAGCTCGCTTATCTGCAGGCCGAGCGTCACGGCGTCCATGCGCGTCTCCACGCGCCTGACCGTCACCCCGGCCATGATCTCGCCGAAGTCGCCCAGGCTGAAGGTGGACACCAGCGAGTCCCCGGCCTGGACCTTGCGCAGGCCGCTCGGTCCGGTGAGCTTGAAGCGCGCCCGGATGCCGTGCTCGGAGAGGTCGCAGATCACGCCCTCGTGCTCGCCGAAGCGGCCCTGCAGGGACATGGGCAGCATGCAGGAGATGCGCGGCGCGGTGCGCAGGTCTATGCGGAAGAGGAGCGAGGGCACGGCCACCAGGAGCAGCGGTGTCGGGCGCAGGATGATGCGCAGCACGTGGGACTGGAACTGGTAGATGCCGCCCTGGCGCTGGTATTTGATCACCACGCCGTTGTCCACGAGCAGCCGCTCCTTGATGCGCGGGATGAGCGGCAGGCTGAAGAGCAGCAGGCTCTCCATGTCCGTGCCCACGTACCTTCCCTCCAGCTTGCCCTTGAGGCAGCGCAGGATCAGCTGGACTCCGTCGCCGGGGTCCAGGCGGCAGCTCGAGCCGGGCAGGCGCGAGACCTTGCGTGCGATGTCGCCTTCGGACATGACGTTGGGCATGGGCATGTACGCCGTTTGAGCGAAGATGGATGCCAAGATGGTTCCCCCCTCGCGGCCTTCGGCCGCGCATCCGGCATTGTGCGCTGTGCGCCCCTCACGAACGTAAGCCCGGCCGTTCCTCCGTACAAGTAGGGTTTACCCTGATATGTCGCAGATATCTTGCAGATATCTCGCGGATATCGCGCGGATATCGCGCGGGCGGTCCGCAATATATCCGCGGCTCCGCTGCGCGGACCCCGCCCCCCGGCCGAGCCCGTCCGCGGTTCAGCCCTCGAAGTGGCGGGCGATGGTCGCGGCGTCGTCCGGATGGGCGACGGCGTCCAGCTCCTTGGCCTCGCCGTAGCAGTGGAAGCCGTCGGTCGCCAGGTTCACGTAGCCTGCCGAGCGCACGGTGGAATAGGGGATCTGCTCGCGCATTTCGTCGAAGGCGATGCGCTCGGGGAAGATGAAGGGCACTGACTTGCCCGCGAAATCCTCGAACAGGATGTATTTCACGATTCCCCTCCCTGGCTTTTCGCGATGATGGCCTTGGCCGGGACCAGGGCCGTGGCCGCGGCGGAGACGATGTTGCCCGCCACGCCGGGGCCGTCGCCCGCAACATACATGCCTTTGACCGCGGTCTGCAAGTCGTTGTCCGTTTCCACCTGGGTGGCGAAGAACTTGATCTCCGGCGCGTAGAGGAGCGTCTCGTCGTTGGCCACGCCCGGGACCACCGCGTCGAGCTTTAAGAGCCCCTCCATGAGGTTGGTGAGGATGCGCTCGGGCAGGGCCATGGCGATGTCACCGCAGGTCACGTCGGTCAGGGTGGGCTGGATGTAGCCCTTGCGCACCCGGTTCCACGTCGAGCGGCGGCCGCGCTTGAGGTCGCCGAAGCGCTGCAGGATGGGCTTGCCCCCGCCGATGATCGAGGCCAGGCGGCCGATGGACTCGCCGTAGGCCTGGTTGTCCGTGACCGGCTCGGTGAGGATGACCTTGGAGAGGAAGGCGAAGTTGGTGTTCTCGCTCTTCTTGTGCATGTAGGCGTGGCCGTTCACGCAGACGAAGTCCTGGTAGTTCTCCATGGCCACGTAGCCGCCGCGGTTGGTGCAGAAGGTCCGCGTCTGGTCGTCGTACTTCTGGGTCTGGATGAAGAAGGTCGGATCGTAGATCACGTCCGTGATGTCGTTCATGATGTCGTTGTGCGTCTCCACGCGCACGCCGACCTCGATGCCGCGCTGGCCCAGGTGCAGCCCCAGGCGCCGCGCCACGCCGCCGACCCATTCCGCGCCCACCCGGCCCGGGGCCAGGATGACGTTTTTGCAGGCGTACTCGCCCTCGGCCGTGACCACGCCCGCGATGCGGCCCCTGGACACGGCCACGTCCTTGACCTCCACGCCGGTCCGGATGGTCACGCCCTTGGCCGTGAGGTAGTCGTGCATGCCCTGGATGTGGCCGGGCAGGTTGTCCGAGCCCAGGTGCTTCTGCTTGATGAGCAACAGCTCCATGCCCGCCTTGCGCGCCTCCTGGCGGATGCGCTTGGCCGCGTCCATGTCCGTCGGGTAGACCGGGCCGTCCATGCCGAAGCGGTTGAAGATGGCCTCGGTCTCGTCGATGAGCGCCTTGGCCGCGTCCACGGACATGAACTGCGTGAGGTCGGTCTTGCCCAGGATATGGATGAAGTTGAGCTTGCCGTCCGAGAACAGCCCGGCCCCGCCCACGCCCGCCAGGATGTGGCAGGGCGAGCATTTGATGCAGTCCTTGTAGGTCTGCTGGGCGATGGGGCAGCGCCGCTTGTCCGGGCCCTTGCCCTTGTCGATGAGCAGGACCGAAAGGTCCGAGTGCTCGGCCAGGTGGTAGGCGGCGAAGAGCCCGGCAGGGCCAGCGCCGACGATGATCACGTCGTACGGGGTTGCGTGCGTGGTGGGCACGGCGTCCTCCTTCGGGCGCGGATGCGCCGCTGAACATTGGGCGAAATTTCAGACTATGGAGGAATGGGCGTGGCGCGCAAGAGAAAAATCACCGGGCCGCATCCCGCCGCCGGGCGCCGAAATCCCGGGCCCGGGCACGCCGGAAAGGGAGGGAAGACGCCGCGGGGAGCTCAGGCCGGACGGCGCAGCTCGTCTGCCTGGGCGGCCAGCATGCCCGCCAGCATGAGCCCGCAGCCCACGAGGCCGCGCAAAGGGATGACCTCGTCCAGCAGGAGCCAGCCCGCCAGGGCCGCGAACGCCCCCTCCAGGCTCAGGATGATGGCCGCGTGCGCCGGGTGTGCGTCGCGCTGGGCCACGACCTGCAGCGT
This genomic window from Desulfovibrio sp. X2 contains:
- a CDS encoding flagellar brake protein — encoded protein: MPNVMSEGDIARKVSRLPGSSCRLDPGDGVQLILRCLKGKLEGRYVGTDMESLLLFSLPLIPRIKERLLVDNGVVIKYQRQGGIYQFQSHVLRIILRPTPLLLVAVPSLLFRIDLRTAPRISCMLPMSLQGRFGEHEGVICDLSEHGIRARFKLTGPSGLRKVQAGDSLVSTFSLGDFGEIMAGVTVRRVETRMDAVTLGLQISELDADEAQAIKGYIEKILFILN
- a CDS encoding NAD(P)/FAD-dependent oxidoreductase, whose translation is MPTTHATPYDVIIVGAGPAGLFAAYHLAEHSDLSVLLIDKGKGPDKRRCPIAQQTYKDCIKCSPCHILAGVGGAGLFSDGKLNFIHILGKTDLTQFMSVDAAKALIDETEAIFNRFGMDGPVYPTDMDAAKRIRQEARKAGMELLLIKQKHLGSDNLPGHIQGMHDYLTAKGVTIRTGVEVKDVAVSRGRIAGVVTAEGEYACKNVILAPGRVGAEWVGGVARRLGLHLGQRGIEVGVRVETHNDIMNDITDVIYDPTFFIQTQKYDDQTRTFCTNRGGYVAMENYQDFVCVNGHAYMHKKSENTNFAFLSKVILTEPVTDNQAYGESIGRLASIIGGGKPILQRFGDLKRGRRSTWNRVRKGYIQPTLTDVTCGDIAMALPERILTNLMEGLLKLDAVVPGVANDETLLYAPEIKFFATQVETDNDLQTAVKGMYVAGDGPGVAGNIVSAAATALVPAKAIIAKSQGGES